From a single Cyprinus carpio isolate SPL01 chromosome A3, ASM1834038v1, whole genome shotgun sequence genomic region:
- the LOC109049234 gene encoding bryoporin-like isoform X1: MSVSVIHPPLCSSTLKQRSSKPSILSAAATSTSRSSANMQNAEAVSATINTNRNCTVEITNVSSIYCLINPKVYMSSGFSYHPPQPTIRTAKTEVCSFTKDDNTATGAVGILTYDLFHMQNRMSTERMAILFSVPFDYHLYKNVMGIGLFESSRGCDKALYKHMYEGKDFSQFTRADAGGSGIIHKAKKIDLRATMSTVGKAIIKLEVYDKMG; the protein is encoded by the exons atgAGTGTTTCTGTCATTCACCCACCACTTTGTTCATCTACGCTGAAACAGAGGAGCAGCAAACCCTCAATTCTTTCAGCCGCAGCAACCTCTACCAGTAG AAGCAGTGCCAACATGCAGAACGCAGAAGCCGTGTCAGCAACTATAAACACTAATAGGAACTGTACAGTGGAGATCACCAATGTTAGCAGCATTTACTGCCTTATCAATCCAAA AGTGTACATGTCCAGTGGGTTCAGTTACCATCCACCCCAACCCACCATCCGCACTGCCAAGACCGAGGTGTGCTCATTCACTAAGGATGACAACACTGCTACCGGGGCTGTGGGCATCTTGACCTATGACCTCTTCCACATGCAGAACCGTATGTCCACTGAGCGCATGGCCATTCTGTTCTCTGTCCCCTTCGACTACCACCTCTACAAGAACGTGATGGGCATCGGGTTGTTTGAGAGCAGCCGTGGATGTGACAAGGCCCTGTACAAGCACATGTATGAGGGGAAGGACTTCAGTCAGTTCACTCGTGCAGATGCAGGGGGATCTGGAATCATTCACAAAGCAAAGAAAATAGACTTAAGGGCCACTATGTCTACTGTGGGCAAGGCTATTATTAAGCTAGAGGTCTATGACAAGATGggctaa
- the LOC109049234 gene encoding bryoporin-like isoform X2: protein MQNAEAVSATINTNRNCTVEITNVSSIYCLINPKVYMSSGFSYHPPQPTIRTAKTEVCSFTKDDNTATGAVGILTYDLFHMQNRMSTERMAILFSVPFDYHLYKNVMGIGLFESSRGCDKALYKHMYEGKDFSQFTRADAGGSGIIHKAKKIDLRATMSTVGKAIIKLEVYDKMG from the exons ATGCAGAACGCAGAAGCCGTGTCAGCAACTATAAACACTAATAGGAACTGTACAGTGGAGATCACCAATGTTAGCAGCATTTACTGCCTTATCAATCCAAA AGTGTACATGTCCAGTGGGTTCAGTTACCATCCACCCCAACCCACCATCCGCACTGCCAAGACCGAGGTGTGCTCATTCACTAAGGATGACAACACTGCTACCGGGGCTGTGGGCATCTTGACCTATGACCTCTTCCACATGCAGAACCGTATGTCCACTGAGCGCATGGCCATTCTGTTCTCTGTCCCCTTCGACTACCACCTCTACAAGAACGTGATGGGCATCGGGTTGTTTGAGAGCAGCCGTGGATGTGACAAGGCCCTGTACAAGCACATGTATGAGGGGAAGGACTTCAGTCAGTTCACTCGTGCAGATGCAGGGGGATCTGGAATCATTCACAAAGCAAAGAAAATAGACTTAAGGGCCACTATGTCTACTGTGGGCAAGGCTATTATTAAGCTAGAGGTCTATGACAAGATGggctaa
- the LOC109049244 gene encoding DELTA-sagatoxin-Srs1a-like: MTESAEAAAANVSSRRHATIEITNLTNNYCLLNPKVYLESGETSNPPQPTVRPLKTEVCTFSKTSAQATGSVGVMTYDLFERSRNDYTETLAIMFSVPWDYNVYKNWFAVGIYPKGKECDQALYKEMYYQKNPQGFVREEANGSGINFEGKLLDIRATMCPLGRAIIKLEVWDKLLSPLSQQVG, from the exons ATGACTGAGTCTGCTGAGGCTGCCGCTGCCAACGTGAGCAGCAGGAGACACGCCACCATAGAGATCACCAACCTGACAAACAACTACTGCCTCCTCAACCCAAA GGTGTATCTTGAGAGTGGTGAAACCTCCAATCCACCTCAGCCCACAGTGCGCCCCCTCAAGACTGAAGTATGCACTTTCAGCAAGACCAGCGCTCAGGCCACTGGCAGTGTGGGGGTTATGACCTACGATCTGTTCGAGCGAAGCAGAAATGACTACACTGAGACCCTTGCCATCATGTTTTCGGTCCCCTGGGATTACAATGTGTATAAGAATTGGTTTGCAGTGGGCATCTACCCGAAAGGAAAGGAGTGTGACCAGGCGCTTTATAAAGAAATGTACTATCAAAAGAACCCACAGGGCTTTGTGAGGGAGGAGGCTAATGGGTCAGGCATTAACTTTGAGGGAAAATTACTGGATATAAGGGCCACCATGTGTCCTTTAGGCAGGGCTATCATAAAACTGGAGGTGTGGGACAAGCTGCTGTCTCCTCTGAGTCAGCAGGTTGGCTAA
- the LOC109048746 gene encoding inositol 1,4,5-trisphosphate receptor-interacting protein-like 2 encodes MRGLLLPSAHATSTKKLHRVNFPLHNSFCLRGRKEHQFGLVFSIWASGSAWASPNFSRRARVDWKRTRRRRMSIYTLNLRLFWPLVTCILTALLLLHQYIFRGAEDQGNDCADQGLGAVTFFKYIIAFILFYFFLKYCSTQPGTARRGFHKVPEVNGKSGVSKRELLDDHYERHVRLSPHVLGHSKAHVAKLVSELVRVGRTDVLPESSLAFRGDFIQIGSSYEEHKVGSPDCFDILVPLRAPRGLKLETGVCTEKPGGPPLCTLNTPRKAEWTRRHKAFMDTFMHLHNAQSVYRMSPDSVQRWFYTATQRRLAAVRYPFEQRCSLSLSLSEEQQVFLRLTPRSDYVCCHISMGIRLIPAFPLADGAFLVASQQGQRGEDLWTVYFPRQEQRLLAWLKGRLPPNSCHLKCLQLLKEIRNLSGETLDQQSGAEWGGVLSSYALKTAWLRLLLSTPPETWDECNLVDRLDDLLRSLRESLQSRALCHLLLGGISGFLPDSIVLPKLVKETVPSNLWAEFSDVTLDMVSARLAYSWNHLPRLIRLGRPQRTSLGRGVHCKYIDAE; translated from the coding sequence ATGAGAGGACTCCTCTTGCCCTCGGCACACGCCACATCTACAAAGAAACTTCACAGGGTGAACTTCCCCTTACACAACAGTTTTTGTTTGAGAGGACGGAAAGAACATCAGTTTGGTCTTGTTTTCAGCATCTGGGCGAGTGGTTCAGCATGGGCTAGCCCCAACTTTTCCCGTAGAGCTAGAGTGGACTGGAAGAGAacaaggaggaggaggatgagcaTTTATACTCTCAACCTCAGGTTGTTCTGGCCGCTGGTCACTTGCATTCTCACTGCTCTGCTGCTATTGCACCAGTACATCTTCAGAGGAGCCGAGGACCAAGGGAATGACTGTGCGGACCAGGGACTTGGAGCTGTCACATTCTTCAAGTACATCATAGcttttatcttattttacttCTTCTTAAAGTACTGCTCAACTCAACCTGGCACTGCCAGGAGGGGTTTCCACAAAGTCCCGGAGGTAAACGGAAAATCAGGAGTCTCCAAGAGAGAGCTACTGGACGATCACTACGAGAGGCATGTGCGTCTTTCTCCACATGTGCTGGGCCACAGTAAAGCCCATGTTGCCAAGCTGGTGAGTGAACTTGTCAGGGTGGGTCGCACCGATGTCCTGCCGGAGTCTTCTCTGGCCTTCCGGGGTGACTTCATCCAGATCGGCAGCTCCTATGAGGAACACAAGGTGGGCTCACCTGACTGCTTTGACATCCTCGTGCCTCTGAGGGCACCTCGTGGGCTAAAATTAGAGACCGGTGTTTGCACAGAAAAACCTGGAGGGCCACCGCTTTGCACGCTAAACACACCTCGCAAAGCGGAATGGACACGCCGTCACAAGGCCTTCATGGACACGTTCATGCACTTGCACAATGCTCAAAGTGTCTATAGGATGAGCCCAGATTCCGTCCAGCGCTGGTTTTACACAGCTACCCAGCGCCGCCTCGCTGCCGTCCGTTACCCGTTTGAGCAGCGCTGTTCCCTTAGCCTGTCTCTCAGTGAGGAGCAGCAGGTGTTCCTTCGTCTGACCCCCCGCTCCGATTACGTCTGCTGCCACATCTCCATGGGCATTCGCCTGATCCCAGCCTTTCCTCTTGCTGATGGCGCCTTCTTGGTAGCATCCCAGCAGGGTCAGCGAGGAGAAGACCTTTGGACGGTGTACTTTCCCAGACAGGAGCAGAGACTGCTGGCATGGCTAAAAGGTAGACTACCACCCAACTCGTGTCATCTGAAGTGCCTTCAGCTCCTTAAAGAGATACGTAACCTCAGTGGGGAGACTCTGGACCAGCAGTCTGGAGCTGAGTGGGGAGGAGTGCTTTCATCCTATGCTTTGAAGACGGCTTGGCTTCGTCTACTACTCAGTACACCCCCTGAAACCTGGGATGAGTGTAACCTTGTGGACCGGCTGGATGATCTTCTTCGCAGTCTAAGGGAGAGCCTACAGTCTCGGGCTCTCTGCCATTTACTCCTTGGAGGCATTAGTGGGTTTCTGCCAGACTCTATCGTTCTGCCCAAACTTGTAAAGGAGACAGTACCCTCCAACCTGTGGGcagaattcagtgatgtcacccTTGACATGGTCTCCGCCCGACTGGCCTACTCCTGGAACCACCTCCCTCGCCTGATTCGCCTCGGGCGACCACAGAGGACCAGTCTTGGCAGAGGTGTCCACTGCAAATATATCGATGCAGAGTAA